In the genome of Aedes aegypti strain LVP_AGWG chromosome 2, AaegL5.0 Primary Assembly, whole genome shotgun sequence, the window AACTACTTCATGTATGTAACGGCTATCAGCTTTTTAGTTTTCACAAATTATAATATGAATATTCACAAACAAAGAAGATTTAAATCGACCGTACGGTAAACACACGTCTAAGCAGCAGGAGACATACACATACACTTTTTGCATAGAATTAGTAATAGCTTCCATATTTTCTGGAAATGCAACTTTAAACAACTTAATTTTAATCtatggggtcgtccattaattaggtaagggtttatgggggggtctgagatttcttacgcgccatgcaaattattttcaattttcatacaaaaaatcttaccatgggggaatgggggggggtctaaaaactgccaaaattgtcttacgtaattaatggatcgcccctattGGATCATCGAACAGcactttggttgcaaacataacacagaaaatggaaaatattcgcctctgtttatGGATCAGAATGAGACTGACTCAGCGAATGTAACACGtggtgacacacagtgatcggcggcAAACAGTGTCTGTCTCTTTTTTGCTTTCGTGGcgcgttatcttccacgaacaataattgtcatgcgtgttgtgtgaatgcaggcggataaatgggctAAAATTTTGGCTCGTGTGTCTATGATCGTCCAGCAGTTCCTCGCAGATTATTCAAGATATGCATAgagaagttcctccagattttttctccagaaaattcttgATCATGCTACTATCGTAACGATGCCATTTCCAGTAATTTCCATAGGGATTAGTACGAAATTTCCCCGTgatttcctacagagattcttccagtaaGTTAATCTAGATTTTCTTTTACACCAGAGATTACTTTAGACCTTCAGAATCAGAAGTTTCATGTTTTGGTAATTCAGCAAAGTGTGACGATCCTTACAAAGTTTTTGACAGATCCTTAGAAAAAGAGCGACGTAGCGGGTcgaaaatagtcaatttttacgTGATGTACTAAATTAACGCTCCCAGAATTCTCTGGAATGCTATTTTGACAAAACTTTGGGCTAATACCTGAGGCTTTGTttaacaattaaaaaatattagaagGTAGCACaattaataacaaaataagaGTAGTCAGGCTTAAATACGGACACGTCGTCCAAAGCGGGAATAACGGAATACTCAAAACGACTCTTCGATAGAGAATAAACTAGGAAAAGAAGATAGGTAGACCAGCATATACTTGGAAAATGGCCATACTACAGGAGGACATCGAAACAAGTGCAcctaaatagaataaaaaaatagatagaataaaaaaaataaatagaataaaaaaaagtatgaaACTCTATAcgaatccgaaaaaaaaacagtgatgGTGATGAGAGTACCGAAGAGGACATTCTAACATCAGATTGTATAACATTTTGCGGTAATCCACTTCGCGGTGTAGCATTTAGCGGTTTGCCGTTTCGCGGTACGACATTTCACGGTTAGTATTATGCATTCAaattaactttagaccgaagttcataagagacatgaaatatcaccgaaagttcgccgaagttcggcgtcggcattctaccgaagtgctacgccgacaaaggcaatccttatgcgtcggcgaagcaccaaattagaatgccgacggcgaacttcgccgaagttttgactgccgaacttctaattgccactcgaattgtcaatacCATTTGGCGGTATGTAATTTCGCGGTcagtaccatttcgcggtgaATCGTTTCGCGTTTTGTGTGTAGATGTTTTATCTATCCTAACAGTGCAATTGGACGGACTGGCTGtgcttaaaagaagggtaaatcttaACCTAATAACCTAATAACCGATGAAAATGTTATTAGTGATAATGCCAACAATTTTCAGTGAAACTCGTAGGATAAACCACACCGCGAAATGGCGTTCCGGGAAACGGCACTAATCGCAAAACGGTAAACCGCAAAATGATACAAACAGTGAAATAATACACCCGCGAAGTAcctattgttttttttccacATGCTAACTTCTAAGGGTTTGTGCAGTTTAAGTTGTTATTCatatgagctcaaattttgggaggacactcataATCTGGTCAACAAACGATTAAGCGGTGTAGAGCAAATAGGATTTCGAGAAACCACCTTAATGGCACAGTAAAGCATCTTAACGTGGGTATTTGATTACAGTCAAACAATAAAATACATTAATTTATTACATGCTCTTTCATAGTTCCAACTTTAAATTAACTTataagaaaatgtgtttaactTATATGACTAATGAACACGCCTACTTCTTCGAATTCGCAGGCTTCTCTTTCGTGGCTGTTGGTTTAGCTGGGCCAGCCCTTGTTCTTCCCTTGGTATTTTGGTCAGCCGCTTCCGCAGAAACCGCCTTTGGCATCTCTTTGCTAGACGTGGCTTTCGTCGGTTCTGATTTGGGTTTGGTAGCCGCCTTTGGTTTCGCTTTTGGTTTAGGTTTAGCTTTGATGGTAGGTAGAAGTGTTACTGATAGTCTGGGTTTCTTGCCCTTTCCAGTTGTTTTTTTCGAAGCACCTTGGGCTTCAGTGGAGTTGTTATTTTTATCCTTCGATGGTCCTTTTGGTTTGGAAGCTTTCTTGATAGCTTTCGGTTTATGCTTTTCCTTCCGAAATGGCCTTTTTCTCTGCAGCTTTTATTTCCTTTGCCTTCTGAAGTTTCCTTGATTTCTTCTGTGCGGCTGAGAAAGCAATAGAACCAGTCATCCCAGTCCCAGAAGTGTGAACAAACAAATCTGCCAGCAGTGCCTTGTCGATGGCCTTTTTGAACATGTGCATTTTGAAGTTTTCTCTTACTTTAATGTTATCTTGGACGTACTTCACAACACTTTTTATTGAGACACCGCTTTTCTTGTTCTCGTCGAGGGCATTCATTGCTTCCAACAGCATCACATCGTACGACTTTGATTTTACCACGACAGGACGTATCGCACGATTTGTAGTTTTTGGGGCCGATGACGACTCGTTAGGCTTTGGAGCCGATGATAATACGTTGTCTGCCTTAGGTACTTTAGGTTGCACAGTTTCTTTTCCAGCTTCATCTGGCTGTTCCTCCGCTTCATCTACGCTTCCATCCTGCTCCGATTCGTATTCCTCCGATGAGCTTTCACTTCGGGTAACTGCTCGTGACTTGAGGAATGGAGATTCAGTTCCCGAAGTTTCTTCCTCTGATTGGCTCATTGTCGGTTGTTGTTTAAATATAATCGAAGGAGCTATGTAGAatattatatgtaaatattaaaTTACTTATATAACTTATTTTTATCGCATTTTACTTACCACTAGAACACCGAGTTTCGGTTTTTAGGAACAAGCCACAATGTACACGTATGAAACACAGTTTGCCACTATTATTGGATTATGTGCGAATGGGAACAATAGGCATTGTATCAAATTCGAACcaacattatttttgtattcTCCATAACGCCAAGTAACGGCAATCAGTAGTTTACAAACCTCTATTGGTGCAGTGCACCTGCTGATTATTAATATAAAAACGCAATTGTgttataaaaatgataaaacatttttcatataaaccatTCAGTTAggtcctcagcctaactgaTTATGCGAGCCACTCTCGTGCCCTCAGAAATGTGGCGAGATTTTTAAGGAATCCCAATTAGATTTTTGATGTTAAAACCAGGATTTAGTCATTTTCCCCTCATGCGTGGAAAAATATAAGGAATTCGAAGGCGTTTTGGACCTGGTTGAGCACAATCCAGAGAGATAATGTGCTTTTAGGGCTGCTTCGGAACGATAAAAACTTCAGAGTTTTGAGAAAGCTTTGAAGACCCTTGGTCAACTAAAAATTACCCTTGAGATTCGGTTCGTGGATCGCACAAAATCTAGCcacgggccgcagtttggtgaccactgctaTACAGTGACTCAAATTTATATTGGTACAGGTAactgtttccacatcaattTGATAGAATTGTCAATAGATACCTAGATATTGTTAATTTAGTTTCGGCAAAATCAATACTTCGTTAATCTCTCTCACTATATTGACATATGTTAAAGACGAATGAATTATCAGACATTTTAAATTAAACATCATTTCTACCTGGActcacacaatatgaccagcccatcgGGTATACCGTTTTTAACAACTTCACTTATTGGCATTACCTTAAATTTGGAGTAAACATACTACAACTCATCAATCAATTCAATGTTCTCAACTCTACTGAAttggaataattgaaaaaggtgATTAAACATGAAGCTTTCTTAAGACAGTAAATATTTTCGCTGAAATCAGTAATAGTTTGCTAAAATTTGTCGAGCTGATATTGTCAGCTAATCAAATTGCTGAGTTTCAGTAGAAACCTGTTGATTTTTCAGCGTTCTGCACTAAAGATCATCAATTCGGTTGACTAAAAATGTTAGCTAGgcaaatttcagcaaaaaattgctgatttcaaacaaacaataaTTTGATGTGTACATTcattgtaccgttttgtctcaaattctgaacagactcataccgtacacccccgttaatttgagcgatacctcatgcaaaccatcgggattcatttttaatttgaacatttactttactccgttccatgagctaaatgacgtttgaaccatttttaatctgaacgatgtgcaaattagcggggtacaaattaaaaagtgttcagattaaatgttgtcaaaccaacgggggtacccggtattccAAACagtcggtttttgtatggcgatttggttgaaatgtttcgctgaaatatgtcaccaaataacatggAAATGATagtcaattacaattcaattttaacgtctccaatatgaTTTATACCgtgacccaagtaaccataagcactaataataagcccttaatcagcatcatagatgcgtacatgcattataatagcaccacaaatgcttacacaccttataacagcacttccgctgcatagaaaccctattacagcatcattaatgcttctaagcctgatgcatacaggcattaaataagcactatattggctttatattcgaatacagggcatgtttaaatgccatacagtgttttgacagatataccacgtgctttgtgtttgcatatacagttaactcttccttactcgatattgaagggaccatcgagtaagggaggtatcgagttacagaacacaaaaccagtgcaactgcgatccaagggaccatcgagttagccatgaaaaccaacttttactatggttctctaactcgatatcgagatacggaatatcgagtaagggagggagagttaactgtagtggtaagagggagtcaaacataaatcttctcactactacaattgcaggttctatgacggggaaaagtgatggtttaaattgctcacttttctttccaatactattcatcttatgtggccgtaggagcaaaggagcaggacaacaactcaacaatacgggtgtcgcaggttcgagacgcaatatgaggaatttcatcatcataacgagaatcaaaatgtggcaattgcaagtcctcaaaaggatgaaaactaccaaaacgaatatgtatgatacggagaagtactatctgtatcattttattacattttttgcatactattagaggtttccgttttcattcatttatttatttacctcgtgtaccaatTGCTtagccgcatacgcgaaagctctctggctgcgtacgcgaaagcacacaatattcgccctaaaaacctggcgaaaacaactgacgtttctcacgtggtcttatatcagcattagtgatgcagagaagcacggttatatcttggaactataatggcacgctatttcgcctttactggcattataatagcattatatgcgtatataaaactgacatgcatcatatgactaccctatatgcgcatataatgctgttaccgtgccgcattatcgtgcttactggttacttgggtagcctATGATTTAGTGAAATTATGTATGGAAACATAGCCCTTTGTCCATAAGTTTTGTTTAGGCTGCATTTTTGAATGCCGAAAGAAGTCGTAGTAGAAACATGGTTGAAACAAACATAATTTGAGATTATGAATTAAAATTAAGTAGCTTAGAAGATTTAaaggaaacaaaacaaattaaataCATTATAAAGTTgatattaaattgaaaattaaataatttcttttttCAGGTTGGTAGAATGGGCCAAATttgagaagaatcttcgaaccctCCGCAGGCCGCACAAAACGAGGTCGCGGGCCGAATGCGGGGGCAGCcctgttttagagaaaaatattgaaaaaataaaaacacattttctacactgaaaaaaaattcaaaactttaaagtcgatttaaaaaaaacggccatttcagattttgatcatccttaagcaaaaagtttcgtaattaaatttactaaaagtcgtccatacattgcaaattgggcatattttagggaaaaaagttttctaacttcaatttttttaagtcccaaactgaaatttattttttcaaagattttgttttaaaccgtcaaatatgattgtgttttcatgtgataaatgagtttgaatcagaaaatatattgtattttttattgagaatagttaaaaaacggaattatacagtgattatgtttttttaaatgcaggccatcaatggacttcgcatctgcctatgagaaaatcaactccgtctaacaatccgacggatttgaatggtttgaaaggtatcacaacagtattgcaaacattgaaaagtaacaactttatccataccccattaaattcacttctagaaaaagttttgtgaaaaaaacttactaaacgtacctgcgttaaacgccagatgaataagaagtaatgaatatgtttgtattgttatctacctaaaaaaagttgataagctcataactcatgattttatttgcaaataacagtctgcttttctacgaaacaaaaaagactccttaaaacaaggttaaatactggtaatttgcgacttttctgaaaattataacgctgctcaaggatatcactggaataactcccaaagcaacgat includes:
- the LOC5573646 gene encoding uncharacterized protein LOC5573646, giving the protein MSQSEEETSGTESPFLKSRAVTRSESSSEEYESEQDGSVDEAEEQPDEAGKETVQPKVPKADNVLSSAPKPNESSSAPKTTNRAIRPVVVKSKSYDVMLLEAMNALDENKKSGVSIKSVVKYVQDNIKVRENFKMHMFKKAIDKALLADLFVHTSGTGMTGSIAFSAAQKKSRKLQKAKEIKAAEKKAISEGKA